From a single Coriobacteriaceae bacterium genomic region:
- a CDS encoding Sir2 silent information regulator family NAD-dependent deacetylase, translated as MFFSRLTSQSTATFSKQIAKLRAALDASDAVIIGAGAGLSTAAGYAYAGERFEKLFGDFAARYGFTDMYSGGFYPYDSLEEYWAFWSRYIMCNRYDPIPKPIYEQLLGLLRDRDYFVLTTNVDHCFQRAGFDKQRLFYTQGDYGLFQCSKPCCQETWDNEELVHYMVAAQEDLRIPSALVPRCPHCGSPLTMNLRADDTFVQDKGWCAAADRYQDFLRRHSNMRVLFLELGVGGNTPVIIKYPFWQMTAKNERATYACVNFGEAVAPAEIADRSILIDADAGRVLDALAVQAVR; from the coding sequence ATGTTTTTCTCGCGTCTGACGAGTCAATCTACCGCGACCTTCTCCAAGCAGATCGCTAAGCTCCGAGCCGCACTCGATGCATCCGACGCCGTGATAATCGGCGCCGGCGCGGGTCTTTCCACCGCGGCTGGCTACGCCTACGCGGGAGAGCGCTTCGAGAAACTCTTTGGCGACTTCGCCGCACGCTACGGCTTTACCGACATGTACTCCGGCGGTTTCTACCCCTATGACTCCCTCGAGGAATACTGGGCATTTTGGAGCCGCTATATCATGTGCAACCGATATGACCCCATACCCAAGCCCATCTACGAACAGCTTTTGGGCCTGCTGCGCGACCGAGATTACTTTGTGCTGACCACAAACGTAGACCATTGCTTCCAACGCGCCGGTTTCGATAAACAGCGACTCTTTTACACGCAGGGCGATTATGGTCTATTCCAGTGCAGCAAGCCCTGCTGTCAGGAAACTTGGGACAACGAAGAGCTCGTACATTACATGGTCGCCGCCCAAGAAGACCTGCGCATTCCGTCTGCGCTAGTGCCCCGTTGCCCCCATTGTGGCTCCCCGCTCACGATGAACCTGCGCGCCGACGACACGTTTGTGCAGGATAAGGGCTGGTGTGCCGCGGCCGACCGTTACCAAGATTTCCTGCGCCGCCACAGCAATATGCGCGTTCTGTTCTTGGAGCTTGGCGTGGGCGGCAACACGCCCGTCATCATCAAGTACCCGTTTTGGCAGATGACCGCCAAAAACGAGCGCGCTACATACGCGTGCGTCAATTTTGGCGAGGCAGTCGCCCCTGCAGAAATCGCCGATCGCAGCATCCTGATTGACGCCGACGCAGGGCGCGTGCTGGACGCACTTGCCGTCCAAGCCGTCAGATGA
- a CDS encoding tRNA-dihydrouridine synthase family protein yields MILSLAPMEGITGHVFRRVHAECFGALDCYYTPFLPPPRVGNRFGGKAFKEIDPANNQGLNVVPQLMSKNADEFVWAAQVLADMGYREVNLNLGCPSGTVVAKGKGSGFLRHLDELEVFLSDVCERSPLPVSVKTRLGLESDDEYERVLDLYCRMPLAELIVHPRVQKDRYAGSPRKEFYGETLKRAPFPVAYNGDIFDLEDMDALVEAYPGTRHVMLGRGLLANPALARMVKGGPVATAAELQRFHDTLFAAYADEIGGNAVFRMKEWWFYAKCAFADPATVHKIVRKTKKVDEYRAAVERVFREQPLAPIARFCG; encoded by the coding sequence ATGATTCTTTCGCTTGCCCCTATGGAGGGGATTACCGGGCATGTGTTCCGTCGCGTGCATGCGGAGTGCTTCGGTGCGCTCGACTGCTATTACACGCCGTTTTTGCCGCCACCGCGGGTGGGAAACCGCTTTGGCGGCAAGGCGTTTAAGGAGATCGATCCTGCCAATAACCAGGGGCTTAACGTAGTGCCTCAGCTGATGTCCAAGAACGCGGACGAGTTTGTGTGGGCGGCACAGGTGCTCGCCGACATGGGCTATCGCGAGGTCAATCTCAACTTGGGTTGCCCCTCGGGGACGGTTGTCGCCAAGGGCAAGGGCTCGGGCTTTTTGCGCCACTTGGACGAGCTCGAAGTGTTCTTGAGCGATGTGTGCGAACGTTCGCCGTTGCCGGTGTCGGTAAAAACCAGGCTGGGGCTGGAGAGCGACGACGAATACGAGCGCGTGCTCGATCTGTATTGCCGCATGCCGCTGGCGGAGCTGATCGTGCATCCGCGCGTGCAAAAGGACCGCTATGCGGGCTCGCCGCGCAAAGAGTTTTACGGTGAGACGCTGAAGCGGGCGCCGTTCCCGGTGGCCTACAACGGCGACATCTTTGATCTTGAGGACATGGATGCGCTGGTGGAGGCTTATCCCGGAACGCGTCACGTCATGTTGGGGCGCGGCTTGCTTGCGAACCCCGCGCTGGCTCGCATGGTTAAGGGCGGTCCTGTTGCCACGGCAGCTGAGCTGCAGCGCTTCCACGACACGCTGTTTGCAGCTTATGCGGACGAGATCGGGGGCAACGCGGTCTTCCGCATGAAGGAGTGGTGGTTCTACGCCAAATGCGCCTTCGCCGATCCTGCTACCGTTCACAAGATCGTGCGCAAGACCAAAAAGGTCGACGAATACCGCGCCGCCGTCGAGCGCGTCTTTCGCGAGCAGCCGCTCGCGCCCATAGCCCGCTTTTGCGGCTAA
- a CDS encoding 4Fe-4S binding protein codes for MDAQTCFKKMQLAGTLSLATVDESGAPQIRCVSAVHYEPRAIYFLTARGKEMARQLMADGRVQTLVHTRFNEMIRMSGVATPVSDSEQVHWRDVIYVEQPYLANVYPGDTREINIIFKVENIVLDYFNLGVHPIERAVFTLDEGMAPAPAKGFCIDADACIGCGTCLEHCPQKCIEPGDSYRIEPEHCLHCGACAENCPVGAVTRL; via the coding sequence ATGGATGCTCAGACTTGCTTCAAAAAGATGCAGCTTGCCGGGACGCTCTCCCTGGCAACCGTGGACGAGAGTGGTGCGCCGCAAATTCGCTGCGTAAGCGCCGTCCATTACGAGCCCCGTGCTATCTACTTTCTCACGGCACGTGGCAAGGAGATGGCCCGTCAGCTTATGGCCGATGGACGTGTCCAAACGCTCGTTCACACGCGGTTTAACGAGATGATTCGCATGTCCGGCGTTGCCACTCCCGTCTCGGATTCCGAGCAAGTTCACTGGCGCGACGTGATTTACGTCGAGCAGCCGTATCTTGCTAACGTTTATCCCGGTGATACGCGCGAGATCAACATCATCTTTAAGGTTGAGAACATAGTGCTCGACTACTTTAACCTGGGAGTTCATCCCATCGAGCGTGCGGTCTTTACCTTAGACGAGGGCATGGCACCTGCGCCCGCCAAGGGCTTCTGCATCGATGCCGATGCGTGTATCGGTTGCGGCACCTGCCTTGAGCACTGCCCGCAGAAGTGCATCGAGCCGGGAGACTCGTATCGCATAGAGCCCGAGCACTGCCTGCATTGCGGTGCCTGTGCCGAGAATTGCCCCGTCGGCGCCGTTACGCGTCTGTAG
- a CDS encoding helix-turn-helix transcriptional regulator produces MLTKEELPPCPVATCFQLFGNKWKIYIIQQLIEQPLGFNALHRSIPGISQKVLSSNLKEMDAAGLITRTVIPETPIRTEYALSELGQSLMPIIDSLVEWGTDYQQLVRSS; encoded by the coding sequence ATGCTCACCAAAGAAGAACTGCCTCCCTGCCCCGTCGCCACGTGTTTTCAGCTCTTTGGCAACAAGTGGAAAATCTATATCATCCAGCAGCTCATTGAGCAGCCTCTGGGCTTCAACGCGCTACATCGCTCTATTCCCGGCATCAGTCAAAAGGTGCTCTCGTCAAACCTAAAGGAAATGGATGCCGCGGGACTTATCACGCGCACCGTCATTCCCGAAACGCCCATCCGTACCGAATACGCGCTGAGCGAGCTGGGTCAAAGCCTTATGCCCATCATCGATTCTCTTGTGGAATGGGGCACCGACTACCAGCAGCTTGTGCGAAGCTCCTAG
- a CDS encoding protein-ADP-ribose hydrolase: MNQAERRIWLINALLNERADGRGIAVPAGAGEQRDLLRALMNVRSPEALATEVLDVQDAYLQQRLVERGGATDAGTLPYCNRIAVWRGDITLLKANAIVNAANSQMLGCFVPGHHCIDNAIHTYAGMQLRLTCASLMCKQGHEEPTACVKVTPAFNLPSSHIFHTVGPIVPNHKPGPREELLLRRCYTSCLEEATSRKLDTLAFCCISTGVFDYPQQAAARVAIDAVRHHLDHNDPNLKVIFNVFLASDESIYRDLLQADR; this comes from the coding sequence ATGAATCAAGCCGAGCGTCGTATTTGGCTTATCAATGCATTGCTCAACGAGCGAGCGGACGGACGCGGCATTGCCGTTCCCGCCGGAGCCGGCGAGCAGCGTGATTTGCTCAGGGCCCTTATGAACGTGCGGTCGCCCGAAGCGCTCGCGACAGAGGTGCTCGATGTCCAGGATGCCTACTTGCAGCAGCGGCTTGTTGAGCGCGGCGGCGCAACCGATGCCGGCACGCTTCCCTACTGCAATCGCATTGCCGTCTGGCGTGGCGACATCACGCTGCTTAAGGCCAACGCCATCGTCAACGCCGCCAACAGCCAAATGCTCGGCTGTTTTGTGCCGGGACACCACTGCATCGACAATGCCATCCACACATACGCCGGCATGCAGCTGCGCCTGACGTGCGCCAGCCTCATGTGTAAACAGGGGCATGAGGAACCGACCGCATGCGTCAAGGTCACGCCAGCCTTTAACCTGCCCAGCAGCCATATCTTCCACACCGTCGGTCCCATCGTGCCCAACCATAAGCCTGGCCCGCGCGAGGAACTGCTACTGCGCCGTTGCTACACCAGCTGCCTGGAAGAAGCGACGAGCCGAAAGCTCGACACGCTTGCCTTCTGCTGCATTTCGACGGGCGTCTTTGACTATCCCCAACAAGCCGCCGCGCGCGTTGCCATCGATGCCGTTCGTCATCATCTAGACCATAACGACCCCAACCTTAAGGTGATCTTCAATGTTTTTCTCGCGTCTGACGAGTCAATCTACCGCGACCTTCTCCAAGCAGATCGCTAA
- a CDS encoding glutaredoxin codes for MATNHELTLYVMTGCPYCIKVKRFLADNGVTIPERNISTDTEAEQTLIAVGGKRQVPCLFIDGKPLYESSDIIAWAQKNLL; via the coding sequence ATGGCTACTAATCATGAGCTCACGCTGTACGTTATGACCGGCTGCCCGTATTGCATAAAAGTCAAGCGATTCCTTGCCGATAACGGCGTGACCATTCCCGAGCGCAATATCTCGACCGATACCGAGGCCGAGCAGACGCTCATCGCCGTCGGCGGAAAACGCCAGGTTCCCTGCCTGTTCATTGATGGCAAACCACTCTACGAGTCGAGCGACATCATCGCGTGGGCACAGAAGAACCTGCTCTAG
- the acgM gene encoding radical SAM/SPASM domain protein, ACGX system, with translation MQKPAFAFQWHITDECDQRCKHCYIFANGACAGFKRMPWEQMVQVVDQAQALCERIGRQPYFYVTGGDPILHPDFWRLAELLHERGFMWCVMGNPFHLIDEVCARMKELGCRKYQLSLDGLEATHDYFRKLGSFAETMRAIGCLKRAGIWVAVMNTVSSMNAAELPQLIDLVASLEVDVFAFGRYCPTSGQKRDEFHLEPLEYRDVLLAAQERMEFHQAAGCKTFFQLKDHLWTLLLWEQGKFTIPADAKPGMIYDGCHCGTGHMTVLPTGDVYACRRMESKVGNVAENTLEELFFSPQMEAKRDFKKFKKCSKCELFGWCRGCPAVTYGYTGDMYEADPQCWKKIEE, from the coding sequence ATGCAAAAGCCTGCGTTTGCCTTCCAATGGCACATTACGGATGAATGCGATCAGCGTTGCAAACATTGCTATATCTTTGCCAACGGTGCCTGCGCCGGTTTTAAGCGCATGCCGTGGGAGCAGATGGTCCAGGTCGTCGATCAAGCCCAGGCGCTCTGCGAGCGCATCGGCCGTCAGCCGTACTTTTACGTTACGGGCGGCGATCCCATTCTTCATCCCGATTTTTGGCGCCTTGCTGAGCTCCTGCACGAGCGGGGTTTTATGTGGTGCGTGATGGGCAATCCGTTCCATCTGATCGATGAGGTCTGTGCCCGCATGAAAGAGCTGGGGTGCCGCAAATATCAACTTTCGCTCGATGGACTCGAGGCGACGCATGATTACTTCCGTAAGCTCGGCTCGTTTGCCGAGACCATGCGCGCCATCGGTTGCCTTAAGCGTGCAGGTATCTGGGTTGCCGTCATGAACACGGTATCGAGCATGAATGCTGCCGAGTTGCCGCAGCTCATCGATCTTGTGGCGAGCCTCGAGGTCGACGTGTTCGCATTTGGACGATATTGCCCCACGTCAGGCCAAAAGCGTGACGAGTTCCATTTGGAGCCGCTTGAGTATCGCGACGTGTTGCTTGCCGCGCAGGAGCGCATGGAGTTCCATCAGGCGGCGGGCTGCAAGACGTTCTTCCAGCTCAAGGACCACCTGTGGACGCTGCTTTTGTGGGAGCAGGGTAAGTTCACCATCCCCGCGGACGCCAAGCCCGGCATGATCTATGACGGCTGCCACTGCGGTACGGGCCATATGACGGTGCTGCCTACGGGCGATGTCTACGCATGCCGTCGCATGGAGAGCAAGGTAGGCAACGTTGCCGAGAACACGCTCGAGGAGCTGTTCTTTTCGCCGCAGATGGAGGCAAAGCGCGACTTTAAAAAGTTCAAGAAGTGCTCCAAATGCGAGCTTTTCGGCTGGTGCCGAGGCTGCCCCGCTGTGACGTATGGCTACACAGGCGATATGTACGAAGCCGATCCTCAGTGCTGGAAAAAGATCGAGGAATAG
- a CDS encoding ribbon-helix-helix protein, CopG family, which translates to MDAKQLEKMMGFAPGELEKAAEAYEKDEWPKGRTIKLGRPPIFDEPSVVLSARVGESVLEAFDAKAKRHGQTRTERIRELITLDAMIA; encoded by the coding sequence ATGGACGCTAAGCAGCTCGAGAAGATGATGGGGTTTGCTCCCGGAGAGCTGGAAAAGGCAGCAGAGGCATACGAAAAAGATGAGTGGCCAAAGGGCCGCACCATCAAGTTAGGAAGGCCGCCGATCTTCGATGAGCCGAGCGTTGTTTTGTCGGCACGCGTGGGTGAATCGGTTCTTGAGGCGTTTGACGCAAAGGCAAAGCGTCATGGGCAGACACGCACAGAGCGGATCAGGGAGCTCATTACGCTCGATGCAATGATTGCCTAG